Proteins co-encoded in one Kocuria flava genomic window:
- a CDS encoding AIPR family protein — MSDSPDQVIAKDNFTQYKAANYAKLSDDEAFERFTMSLLLKQYGAGPADIEQGLVSGTDDGGIDGFYVFLNGREPVGSDSIRLTNRRNALEGLQTGVTLDVVVVQTKKESTWDTNVFPKIESALKSIFDTSQTAADLRSFPLNDDIIEKTMTWRKLRSKIAMLAPVVHFHVYYATFAKQPDVNNYMKTKARQLKAWLVTSLPTGSTTSVEYVGDAELVTRLRVGSDFVAKLVLTKLPIREANALVGLVSIKDYLKFLRYDKSKVIRNEMFAVNVRDYAGSNVRVNDAIGKTLAGDSESLFWWLNNGITIIVDKADNPLELVWVLTNPLIVNGLQTSHVIHEQDLAKSITKKRLNQSVLVRVITESDPEVREAIISGTNNQTAIASLQLHANEEKQLRIEEFLRAYGWYYERRRYQYRGMKVPASRIRNMTEVGQAVMAYRLLQPDTARARPTSLLGTNAGWEKVFDSSESEELYLKALTVVDAVDDYLRTSEAKAIADDLTNARYYLVAGYGLRTSGIKKLEDFEKIPTSALKQNPSATVLTELHELLYQEVGKLDDGKTALDRMFKGAKLKTAFFDQILGLNAH, encoded by the coding sequence ATGAGCGACTCCCCGGATCAAGTCATCGCGAAGGACAACTTCACCCAATACAAGGCAGCCAACTACGCGAAGCTCTCGGACGATGAGGCCTTCGAGCGGTTCACCATGAGCTTGCTGCTAAAGCAGTACGGCGCCGGACCTGCCGACATCGAGCAGGGCCTGGTATCTGGGACCGACGATGGTGGCATTGACGGCTTCTACGTGTTCCTGAATGGCCGTGAACCGGTAGGGTCTGATTCAATACGGCTCACAAACCGCAGGAATGCTCTTGAAGGACTACAAACAGGCGTCACTCTCGACGTAGTAGTCGTCCAGACAAAAAAAGAGTCGACTTGGGACACGAATGTTTTCCCTAAAATTGAAAGCGCTCTGAAATCCATCTTTGACACTAGTCAGACAGCCGCCGACCTCAGATCATTCCCTCTCAATGACGACATAATTGAGAAGACAATGACGTGGCGGAAGCTACGCTCCAAGATCGCGATGCTCGCGCCTGTCGTTCATTTTCATGTGTACTACGCCACCTTCGCGAAGCAACCAGATGTAAACAACTACATGAAAACTAAGGCCCGACAACTTAAAGCATGGTTGGTGACCAGCCTCCCTACGGGCAGCACCACCTCAGTGGAGTACGTAGGTGATGCCGAACTCGTCACTCGTCTGCGTGTTGGATCGGACTTCGTGGCGAAGCTCGTTTTAACGAAGTTGCCGATTCGCGAAGCTAATGCCCTGGTAGGGCTGGTCTCGATCAAAGACTATCTCAAGTTTCTGAGATACGATAAATCCAAGGTAATCCGAAATGAGATGTTTGCCGTTAACGTGCGCGATTACGCTGGATCGAATGTCCGCGTCAACGATGCGATTGGAAAGACCCTCGCGGGTGATTCTGAGTCTCTGTTCTGGTGGCTCAATAACGGGATCACGATTATTGTTGACAAAGCCGACAATCCACTTGAACTCGTGTGGGTGCTGACGAATCCTCTAATCGTGAACGGCCTACAAACGTCACATGTCATCCATGAACAAGATCTGGCCAAGAGCATTACGAAAAAACGACTAAATCAGTCCGTCCTCGTCCGGGTGATTACTGAATCTGACCCCGAAGTGCGCGAAGCGATCATCAGCGGGACCAACAATCAGACCGCGATCGCAAGCCTCCAGCTTCACGCAAACGAAGAGAAGCAGTTACGCATCGAAGAGTTCCTGCGCGCCTACGGCTGGTACTACGAACGCCGTCGTTACCAGTATCGCGGAATGAAGGTTCCTGCGAGCAGGATTCGAAACATGACCGAGGTGGGTCAGGCAGTCATGGCGTATCGTCTCCTCCAGCCTGACACTGCCAGGGCGCGGCCTACGTCGTTGCTCGGCACCAACGCCGGGTGGGAGAAAGTCTTTGATTCTAGTGAATCGGAGGAACTCTACCTGAAGGCTTTAACTGTGGTCGATGCGGTCGATGATTACCTCAGAACGAGTGAAGCAAAGGCTATTGCTGATGATCTGACTAATGCGCGCTATTACCTTGTTGCCGGCTACGGGTTGCGAACGTCTGGCATCAAGAAGCTCGAGGACTTCGAAAAGATTCCCACTTCGGCCTTGAAGCAAAATCCATCCGCGACTGTGCTCACTGAACTGCACGAGCTTCTCTATCAAGAGGTTGGAAAGCTTGATGATGGCAAGACTGCTCTGGATCGTATGTTTAAAGGCGCCAAACTGAAGACGGCATTCTTTGATCAAATTCTCGGACTAAACGCTCACTAG
- the pglW gene encoding BREX system serine/threonine kinase PglW, translating to MADERWIEVSPSEFEHEAQGLAYLRERLPDEMPYRAWTNFEFRDSQGRWHEVDAMILTRNTLHIVELKYYSGTITGTDTRWRRENGGGSRSEDSPLMLAQKKARVFASRLKDEFADWATKNGVDHRALMRQVVPYVKADVFLHHPRVRVDLSEESKQDLWGLDATENVSGLPGVTSLILEEPHSGTPIGRNQEKILAELIERVGVQRRERQYGSWTLHASEVLGQGSDWLDLAASHSAVQDRQARIRIHLTPEGASKEEVRRRRQLAEHEFRLMSRLSHDGLMRPVDLLETDMGVGLVYDYDKDYQRLDLWMADQVNGAKLEDQLEIIRQAAETLDYAHRNAVVHRGLWPQAVWVKRERNRLAVKLSDWQTAGSASADAAETGVTSLVRSEATVFGGTDDDGSRADVYRAPEGRWIGPSTDRMGLDVFSLGALAFYVLTGRPPADSPLDLAEKLREQGGLDAAALVPQLGSNIRDAVRSATRPRPSDRTQTVRDFLDQLERPDVDETVVDDPLEATAGTVLVGGRFVVQRRLGKGSTAVGMQVEDRSGEEPMVRVLKLALDDKAAARLEDEAQVMADLPRSPRLVARVEGPIDVDGRQALLLESAGPQTLTELLRERRGRLSLDLTERFGNDLLQAVELLDKAGIVHRDIKPSNLGVRADSNKSKHLVLFDFSASRADPGNLEIGTAPYLDPFLGKDRPQFDSAAERYAAAVVLFEMATGRTPYYGDDPYAAPTVVDDDVTIRPGELDPSVEQPLGEFFRRALARDIADRFDTVQDMRTAWQRVFTGQATTAPEDADELAERAELDTPLTEAGLSARGLSALEPFRVTTVGDLLAVDAVRLNHLSGVAEPSRREVKGRANAWRRRFGEQVALDTDRSGLPTLTHAADLLHAVLTSTRTTSGVEAVDLILGRTGSVDAFATQAELGGSMAKPITSAGTSLLLDRLQDTWAKHDDSLRLLRALERVIDARLDELGQVATPEELADAIRNASAAGPEKPAEARRLAHGLLRIVVDRRRAQLRGEQDAQPLEIRRREKRVLAVARDTRLLDRADSLGAEADALVRRLAAEDDLVPAERVLAGLQKHRQDDDPPTLWDGLRPVRLAAQLSATAAATSIGELYSRDLPAHRAVALVLGGMGVRELHTPKEIHDRVRTRFPSFGSLPNRPGLDSVLRDAGVELIFDETRKAYVSPTVRGDTAGLYTQVPTYVADTAEDLSAGALTQRLKDSIDRRSYLVLGTRPDRMDKLQRILQDQFGGQVLDVTSLLLDELHRMADEGKVPPWTSLVAADAQPETARPRKGLQVVVDRAIPAVIDRLHEAMNDADRPGPVILTETSPLVRYGHGAVLRRLSDLTERRERAVWVLVPQFASHIGAMVDGESVQTSPQQFIPVDSVWIDPRAAQLLEPGDPRGAHA from the coding sequence TTGGCTGACGAGAGGTGGATCGAAGTCAGCCCGTCGGAGTTCGAGCACGAGGCCCAGGGTCTGGCCTACCTCCGGGAGCGGCTCCCGGACGAGATGCCCTACCGTGCATGGACCAACTTCGAGTTCCGCGACTCCCAGGGTCGCTGGCACGAGGTCGATGCCATGATCCTCACGCGCAACACCCTCCACATCGTCGAGCTGAAGTACTACAGCGGGACCATCACCGGCACGGACACCCGGTGGCGTCGCGAGAACGGCGGCGGCAGCCGCTCCGAGGACTCTCCGCTCATGCTGGCGCAGAAGAAGGCCCGGGTCTTCGCCTCCCGGCTCAAGGACGAGTTCGCTGATTGGGCGACCAAGAACGGTGTCGACCACCGAGCGCTCATGCGGCAGGTCGTCCCGTACGTGAAGGCGGACGTGTTCCTCCATCACCCGCGCGTCCGCGTCGACCTGAGCGAGGAGTCGAAGCAGGATCTGTGGGGCCTCGACGCCACCGAGAACGTCTCCGGGCTCCCCGGGGTCACTAGCCTCATCCTGGAGGAGCCGCACAGCGGCACGCCGATCGGCAGGAACCAGGAGAAGATCCTCGCCGAGCTGATCGAGCGCGTCGGCGTGCAGCGCCGCGAGCGGCAGTACGGCTCGTGGACCCTGCACGCCAGCGAGGTCCTCGGCCAAGGATCCGACTGGCTCGATCTCGCCGCGAGCCACTCCGCCGTCCAGGACCGCCAGGCACGGATCCGCATCCACCTCACGCCCGAGGGCGCGTCGAAGGAAGAGGTCCGCCGCCGGCGCCAACTGGCCGAGCACGAGTTCCGCCTCATGAGCAGGCTCTCTCACGACGGCCTCATGCGCCCGGTGGACTTGCTCGAGACCGACATGGGCGTGGGCCTCGTCTACGACTACGACAAGGACTACCAGCGGCTGGACCTCTGGATGGCAGACCAGGTCAACGGCGCAAAGCTTGAGGACCAGCTCGAGATCATCCGGCAGGCTGCCGAAACGCTCGACTACGCCCACCGCAATGCCGTGGTGCACCGCGGTCTCTGGCCGCAGGCGGTGTGGGTCAAGCGCGAGCGGAACAGGCTCGCGGTGAAGCTCAGCGACTGGCAGACCGCCGGCTCGGCCTCCGCCGACGCCGCGGAGACCGGCGTGACCAGCCTCGTCCGGTCCGAGGCCACCGTGTTCGGAGGAACGGACGACGACGGTTCACGGGCCGACGTGTACCGCGCACCGGAAGGCCGCTGGATCGGACCGTCCACCGATCGCATGGGGCTGGACGTGTTCTCCCTCGGGGCGCTCGCCTTCTATGTCCTCACCGGCCGGCCTCCGGCTGACAGCCCTCTTGACCTGGCGGAGAAGCTCCGCGAGCAGGGCGGCCTGGACGCCGCGGCCCTGGTGCCACAGCTCGGCTCCAACATCCGTGATGCCGTGCGCAGCGCCACCCGACCCCGGCCCAGTGACCGCACGCAAACCGTCCGGGACTTCCTGGACCAGCTGGAACGCCCGGACGTCGACGAGACCGTTGTGGACGATCCGTTGGAGGCCACCGCGGGCACCGTCCTGGTCGGCGGCCGGTTCGTCGTGCAGCGGCGCCTGGGTAAGGGCTCGACCGCCGTCGGCATGCAGGTCGAGGACCGGTCCGGCGAGGAGCCGATGGTCCGTGTGCTCAAGCTCGCGCTCGACGACAAGGCGGCCGCCCGTCTGGAGGACGAAGCCCAGGTCATGGCCGACCTGCCGCGTTCCCCGCGCCTGGTCGCTCGTGTGGAAGGGCCGATCGACGTCGACGGCCGCCAAGCCCTCCTCCTGGAGTCCGCCGGGCCGCAGACCCTCACCGAGCTGCTCCGCGAGCGCCGGGGCCGTCTGTCCCTGGACCTCACCGAACGCTTCGGCAACGACCTGCTCCAGGCCGTCGAACTCCTCGACAAGGCCGGCATCGTCCACCGCGACATCAAGCCCTCAAACCTCGGGGTACGGGCCGACAGCAACAAGTCCAAGCACCTCGTGCTCTTCGACTTCTCCGCCTCCCGGGCCGACCCCGGCAATCTGGAGATCGGCACCGCGCCGTACCTGGACCCGTTCCTGGGGAAGGACCGCCCGCAGTTCGACTCCGCCGCGGAGCGCTACGCCGCCGCCGTCGTCCTCTTCGAGATGGCGACCGGTCGGACGCCCTACTACGGGGACGACCCGTACGCAGCGCCTACCGTGGTGGACGACGACGTCACCATCCGGCCCGGCGAGCTCGACCCGTCGGTGGAGCAACCGCTCGGCGAGTTCTTCCGCCGCGCGCTGGCCCGCGATATCGCGGACCGTTTCGACACCGTCCAGGACATGCGGACGGCGTGGCAGCGGGTGTTCACCGGCCAGGCCACCACGGCCCCGGAGGACGCCGACGAGCTCGCCGAACGGGCGGAACTGGACACGCCCCTCACGGAGGCCGGGCTCTCCGCCAGGGGGCTCTCGGCCCTCGAGCCCTTCCGCGTGACGACCGTCGGGGACCTGCTGGCGGTCGACGCCGTCCGGCTCAACCACCTGTCGGGGGTGGCCGAGCCGAGCCGCCGGGAGGTCAAGGGCCGTGCGAACGCCTGGCGGCGCCGCTTCGGCGAGCAGGTCGCCCTGGACACGGACCGGTCCGGGCTCCCGACCCTCACGCACGCTGCGGACCTCCTCCACGCGGTGCTCACCAGCACCCGCACCACGAGCGGCGTCGAGGCCGTCGACCTGATCCTCGGACGGACGGGCTCCGTCGACGCCTTCGCCACTCAGGCGGAGCTCGGCGGATCCATGGCCAAGCCCATCACGTCGGCGGGGACAAGCCTGCTCCTCGACCGTCTCCAGGACACCTGGGCGAAGCACGACGACAGCCTCCGGCTGCTGCGGGCGCTGGAGCGCGTGATCGACGCCCGGCTCGACGAACTCGGCCAGGTCGCCACGCCGGAGGAGCTTGCCGACGCCATCCGGAATGCCTCCGCGGCGGGGCCCGAGAAACCGGCCGAGGCCCGCCGACTCGCCCACGGCCTGCTGCGGATCGTCGTCGACCGGCGCCGCGCCCAGCTGCGCGGCGAACAGGACGCACAGCCCCTGGAGATCCGGCGCCGCGAGAAGCGCGTCCTGGCGGTGGCCCGCGACACCCGATTGCTGGACCGGGCGGACTCCCTGGGCGCCGAAGCCGACGCCCTCGTCCGCCGCCTGGCCGCCGAGGACGATCTCGTTCCGGCGGAGCGCGTCCTGGCAGGGCTCCAGAAGCACAGACAGGACGACGACCCTCCGACGCTGTGGGACGGGCTCCGTCCCGTGCGTCTGGCCGCGCAGCTGTCGGCGACGGCGGCGGCCACCAGCATCGGCGAGCTGTACTCCCGCGACCTGCCTGCCCATCGGGCCGTGGCGCTCGTGCTCGGCGGGATGGGGGTCCGGGAACTGCACACGCCCAAGGAGATCCACGACCGCGTCCGGACACGCTTCCCGTCGTTCGGATCCCTGCCGAACCGCCCGGGCCTGGACTCCGTGCTCCGGGACGCCGGCGTGGAGCTGATCTTCGACGAGACGCGCAAGGCCTATGTGAGCCCGACGGTGCGCGGTGACACGGCAGGCCTCTACACCCAGGTGCCCACCTATGTGGCGGACACCGCGGAGGACCTCAGCGCCGGTGCGCTGACGCAGCGGCTCAAGGACAGCATCGACCGCCGCTCCTACCTCGTGCTCGGCACCCGCCCGGACCGCATGGACAAGCTTCAGCGAATCCTGCAGGACCAGTTCGGCGGTCAGGTCCTGGACGTCACCAGCCTGCTCCTGGACGAACTGCACCGGATGGCCGACGAGGGGAAGGTCCCGCCCTGGACCTCGCTCGTGGCGGCCGACGCCCAGCCGGAGACCGCCCGGCCGCGCAAGGGCCTGCAGGTCGTGGTGGACCGGGCCATTCCCGCGGTGATCGACCGGTTGCACGAGGCCATGAACGACGCCGACCGCCCAGGGCCGGTGATCCTCACCGAGACCTCGCCGCTGGTCCGCTACGGCCACGGCGCGGTCCTGCGCCGGCTCAGTGACCTGACCGAGCGCAGGGAGCGCGCGGTGTGGGTGCTCGTGCCGCAGTTCGCGTCCCACATCGGTGCCATGGTCGACGGTGAGTCCGTGCAGACCTCCCCGCAGCAGTTCATTCCCGTCGATTCCGTGTGGATCGACCCCCGGGCGGCCCAACTGCTGGAGCCCGGTGATCCCCGAGGAGCCCACGCATGA
- the pglX gene encoding BREX-2 system adenine-specific DNA-methyltransferase PglX, protein MTATPQLTADLQKLVLEVEDDLRARLEADPERSRDWHEEHRQAMRARRTAMAWTTWRDDRIVQAAVSWVLTTVFARFAEDNELVGPTWFTGPGERRHHAVEAQQAFFREHPELTDREWIEESFRHLRSHPATAGLVDDHAWLRLISPSGQMATRIIEFWRRLGDDGALAHDLTDPVLSTRFLGDLYQDLSEHARETFALLQTPEFVEEFILDQTLTPALDERPLEGFKLIDPTCGSGHFLLGAFTRFNDLWAQKAPSMGARERVQKALESVYGVDINAFAVAVARFRLTIAAMQACGERSLDTADAFDIHVETGDSLIHGKAEDMFEGFSDGTGADLFAYATEDQQALKEILTPGQYDVVVGNPPYITVKDKTLNERYRELYRTCKGKYAMTVPFMERFFELAKRGSSHQPAGWTGQITSNSFMKREFGSKIIEDFLSQLDLRSVIDTSGAYIPGHGTPTVILVGRNDRPQSGIVRAVLGIRGEPGRPADASRGLVWASISAHVGDPGYEDEWVSVVDLERQVLAAHPWSLTGGSAPAVAGRIEAARHSNLGDITYRIGVFGIMGADDAMMLEDGVAERTDRETSAVSALVVGDRVRDFSITETYPTWFPYTENHALRRIDEFPGWGRHLWRVRTELGNRATFSKQTYFTEGRPFYEWHQLPKDIGVSKLTLTFAFVATHNHFVLDRGGKVFKQSAPVVKLPEGATEEEHLALLGVLNSAVACFWLKQNSHNKGSTVDSKGARQTQVPWENFYEFTGTTLKDFPLPSHLDARLAASLDGLAQQRQEITGRLAAGDQVPDVSSTAGCADRDASLRRRMVALQEELDWENYAVYGLLNDTLTFDTARLPEVAPGQRAFEIVMARKVATGELDSAWFTRHGSTPITDIPQDWPQDYRELVQRRIDVIESDRMINLLERPEYKRRWAEEPWEKRQERALRGWLLDRIEAREHWFDRQGRPSVRSIGQLADALGRHQDFVSVLELWAGQRDVDLVATLTKLLIDEAVPYLAACRLKEPALRKWEAWKTTWDLQRREDAGEDVGQIPVPPKYTTADFRKQSYWSHRGKLDVPKERFIVYPGAELSTDRSMLLGWAGWNHAEQFLALASHMDRMIADGAEDDRLVPVLAGLHELLPWVQQWHAELDPAYGVSLGDFAAQEVEQRRARLGVALDDLVAWRPPKATRGRKKAS, encoded by the coding sequence ATGACAGCCACCCCCCAGCTGACCGCCGACCTGCAAAAGCTGGTCCTGGAGGTCGAGGACGACCTCCGCGCCCGGCTGGAGGCGGACCCCGAACGCAGCAGGGACTGGCACGAGGAGCACCGACAGGCCATGCGTGCCCGGCGCACCGCCATGGCCTGGACGACCTGGCGGGACGACCGCATCGTCCAGGCAGCGGTCTCCTGGGTGCTCACCACGGTCTTCGCCCGCTTCGCCGAGGACAACGAACTGGTGGGCCCCACCTGGTTCACCGGACCCGGCGAGAGGCGGCACCATGCCGTCGAGGCCCAGCAGGCCTTCTTCCGCGAGCACCCCGAGCTGACCGACCGTGAGTGGATCGAGGAGTCCTTCCGGCACCTGCGCAGCCACCCCGCGACCGCCGGGCTGGTTGACGACCACGCCTGGTTGCGCCTGATCAGTCCCTCCGGCCAAATGGCGACCCGCATCATCGAGTTCTGGCGCAGGCTCGGCGACGACGGCGCTCTGGCCCACGACCTGACGGATCCGGTGCTGTCCACCCGATTCCTGGGGGACCTGTACCAGGACCTCTCCGAGCACGCCCGGGAAACCTTCGCCCTGCTCCAAACGCCGGAGTTCGTCGAGGAGTTCATCCTCGACCAGACGCTGACGCCGGCCCTCGACGAGCGCCCGCTCGAGGGCTTCAAGCTCATCGACCCCACGTGCGGTTCGGGGCACTTCCTGCTGGGCGCCTTCACCCGGTTCAACGACCTGTGGGCGCAGAAGGCCCCGAGCATGGGAGCGCGGGAGCGCGTGCAGAAGGCCCTGGAGTCGGTCTACGGCGTGGACATCAACGCCTTCGCCGTGGCCGTGGCGCGGTTCCGCCTCACCATCGCCGCGATGCAGGCCTGCGGCGAGCGGTCCCTGGACACCGCCGATGCGTTCGACATCCATGTGGAGACCGGCGACTCGCTGATCCACGGCAAGGCCGAGGACATGTTCGAAGGCTTCTCGGACGGCACCGGCGCCGACCTGTTCGCCTACGCCACCGAAGACCAGCAGGCGCTCAAGGAGATCCTGACACCGGGACAGTACGACGTGGTCGTGGGGAACCCGCCATATATCACCGTCAAGGACAAGACGCTCAACGAGCGGTACCGGGAGCTGTACCGCACGTGCAAGGGCAAATACGCCATGACTGTGCCCTTCATGGAACGGTTCTTCGAGCTCGCCAAGCGCGGCTCATCGCACCAGCCCGCGGGCTGGACCGGGCAGATCACCTCGAACTCCTTCATGAAGCGCGAGTTCGGATCGAAGATCATCGAGGACTTCCTGTCCCAGCTCGACCTCCGGTCGGTCATCGACACGTCCGGTGCCTACATTCCGGGCCATGGCACGCCCACCGTCATCCTGGTGGGGCGCAACGACCGGCCACAGTCAGGAATCGTCCGTGCGGTACTCGGCATTCGAGGGGAGCCTGGCCGTCCCGCCGATGCTTCCCGCGGGCTGGTGTGGGCGTCCATTTCCGCTCATGTCGGCGATCCAGGCTACGAGGATGAATGGGTCTCGGTCGTCGACCTCGAGCGACAAGTGTTGGCTGCGCATCCCTGGAGTTTGACCGGAGGATCAGCTCCCGCAGTCGCTGGGCGAATCGAAGCCGCTCGGCACTCAAACCTCGGGGACATCACGTATCGGATCGGCGTCTTCGGGATCATGGGCGCCGATGACGCCATGATGCTTGAAGATGGTGTGGCCGAACGCACCGACCGGGAAACGTCTGCGGTATCGGCTCTGGTCGTCGGCGACAGGGTGCGGGACTTTTCCATCACCGAGACTTACCCCACATGGTTTCCGTACACCGAGAACCATGCGCTCCGTCGCATCGACGAGTTCCCTGGCTGGGGTCGGCACTTGTGGCGGGTGAGGACTGAGCTGGGCAATCGGGCGACATTCTCGAAACAAACGTATTTTACAGAGGGTCGGCCGTTCTATGAATGGCACCAACTGCCGAAGGACATCGGGGTTTCGAAGCTGACTCTGACGTTCGCTTTTGTAGCGACGCATAATCACTTCGTGCTCGACCGGGGTGGGAAGGTCTTCAAACAGTCCGCTCCGGTGGTCAAGCTGCCCGAGGGGGCGACGGAGGAGGAGCACCTGGCGTTGCTTGGCGTCCTCAATTCGGCGGTGGCCTGCTTCTGGCTCAAGCAGAACAGTCACAACAAGGGCAGTACCGTGGATTCCAAGGGAGCTCGGCAGACACAGGTTCCGTGGGAGAACTTCTATGAGTTCACCGGTACAACACTCAAGGATTTCCCTTTGCCTAGCCATCTAGATGCCCGTTTGGCGGCCTCCCTAGATGGATTGGCGCAGCAACGTCAGGAGATCACTGGCCGACTGGCTGCCGGGGACCAGGTCCCGGATGTCAGTTCCACTGCTGGCTGCGCGGATCGGGATGCCAGCCTGCGGCGTCGCATGGTCGCCCTGCAGGAGGAGCTGGACTGGGAGAACTATGCGGTATACGGCTTGCTGAACGACACGCTGACGTTCGACACCGCTCGCCTGCCGGAGGTCGCTCCGGGACAACGCGCCTTCGAGATCGTGATGGCTCGCAAGGTCGCAACCGGTGAGCTGGACAGCGCGTGGTTCACCCGACACGGCAGCACGCCTATCACCGACATCCCGCAGGACTGGCCGCAGGACTACCGCGAGCTGGTGCAGCGGCGGATCGACGTCATCGAGTCCGACCGCATGATCAATCTTCTCGAGCGCCCCGAGTACAAGCGCCGCTGGGCCGAGGAGCCCTGGGAGAAGCGCCAGGAGCGCGCTCTGCGCGGATGGCTCCTGGACCGGATCGAGGCTCGGGAGCACTGGTTCGACCGGCAAGGGCGTCCGTCGGTGCGCAGCATCGGTCAACTGGCCGATGCGCTGGGGCGTCACCAGGACTTCGTGTCCGTCCTTGAGCTGTGGGCGGGACAGCGGGACGTGGACCTGGTGGCCACGCTGACCAAGCTGTTGATCGACGAGGCGGTGCCCTACCTCGCGGCGTGCCGGCTGAAAGAACCGGCCCTGCGCAAGTGGGAGGCGTGGAAGACCACGTGGGACCTCCAGCGGCGCGAGGATGCGGGAGAGGATGTCGGACAGATTCCCGTGCCGCCCAAGTACACCACCGCGGACTTCCGCAAGCAGTCCTACTGGTCCCACCGCGGGAAGCTGGACGTGCCGAAGGAACGCTTCATCGTCTACCCCGGGGCGGAGCTGTCCACCGACCGGTCGATGCTGCTGGGCTGGGCGGGCTGGAACCACGCCGAGCAGTTCCTCGCCCTGGCCTCGCACATGGACCGGATGATTGCCGACGGCGCCGAGGACGACCGGCTCGTCCCCGTGCTGGCCGGGCTGCACGAGCTCCTTCCGTGGGTGCAGCAGTGGCACGCCGAGCTCGACCCCGCTTACGGGGTGAGCCTCGGCGACTTCGCGGCGCAGGAGGTCGAACAGCGGAGGGCGCGCCTCGGCGTCGCCCTGGACGACCTCGTCGCCTGGCGTCCGCCAAAGGCGACCCGTGGCCGGAAGAAGGCTTCATGA